One stretch of Daphnia pulicaria isolate SC F1-1A chromosome 8, SC_F0-13Bv2, whole genome shotgun sequence DNA includes these proteins:
- the LOC124310812 gene encoding E3 ubiquitin-protein ligase UBR5-like isoform X1, translating into MMSGSSNIHFLVQSLPTTEEVILDRLKELADKTNRFGHINSGFTSALRSPVQQCVVGPSHIVFLLEDGRVCRLAFNVLPDRLDLSKNEANRGKDGKGSGPGPSRQTCKRGRLLRASSLRGASNSGSRGTGLLASGAVGHGVIMASSRPVFVPEELVSQAQVVLQGKSRSVIIRELQRTNLDVNQAVNNLLSRDDDESEDVDDSQDSYVPEDLISLLDPGAGLHSDHAGPSVIIDADAMFSEDMFGYSTIRSRPSGNNRGRSVEGERERSSDRAKLINCLTGGGSGGSGAGTGGADRESGMFRWRDRHYLGPRRWLETALRDTWYERDLDGSKKKDTPHQTQSPLGLSDELEFWPERGSSGPSPRFTSIAAMYSELIALSTSGQILSWKWTDAEPYRHLDFPHAHHPRALTLGLYTEKIVLLSASVIRCTVVTESGKVASWLDETVAHVPGITRLEHAAQHPSEFHGEKIVSLDTCSLYSAVRLENGAIYWWGVLPPGQRRKLWDKYRTKAKKSHSSSASGSDIVTGAQVCMRSSPMYQAGAIGFSIIDGVPKVGQLQGSAWSWTDTCRFRIVPGPPPLVRLAPPLPPGGSSDSKRGNAASGSSSSSNAETSKTSSTREAVVEKPDMPPPPSPASSTCSETGSVAGGSQKKHKRPAPRGDSEDKRGDEEEWVLKDVIFIEDVKNVPIGRVLKVDGAYAAVRFPSNKDYSGKEAKDLVVPANSGSEDPASLLQDCRLLRKDELQVVKSGSSIRIPDCFQRLPRRVTLADPGQILAFSVDGQGIHTVNKVGSQLKYTIYNLSTGKAEYESNIPTDYTSFMGLNVGRNIGLFNTGDGDALTLLRDGNGTIYPLSRDCLDSIRDPHLLDLPPMRCLGFGSHSLQGVGPGQKTQAILLVLVTENQLLMPKLLACDIDGVRHVMNCLETSSEAYRLSGVQSIVNERCDGGRNVIHACVSMCSPTSNKDADVQDERNVAPVANSIADPLDPLPVGLSTSSRAVSLREMMRRAAVARPSESSTADSGVPSSSSVVEENISIPTLNWPPEPMSLESSNHGDDDQAGSSSAGACGSSKMAAAAVSDPVERRANSLAALKAITESPALNPHLQTLLSARDAQGHTPFMQAVAVRAYPAALLLLDVATRLFRQITTEVDAQKKLLQSFIFPLGKNGCSPDDSPLHVLCSNDTCSFTWTGAEHINQDIFECRTCGLTGSLCCCTECARVCHKGHDCKLKRTSPTAYCDCWEKCKCKALVAGNQKLRFELLCRLVHETDLVNIPNSKGENILLFLVQTVGRQSAEQRQYRPARSRSTGIAASRKVLTSELEPDMPEHDLEPPRFSRMALDRLLNDWSSVKAMLLSGYKEETVAGSSTIAEDQAYLQSQSGTTLLDKFTHCMLVKCSVEMLDSLLTTLIAEMENKTWWSRQQEARLAARRFVRSVVRVFVVFSVEIAPQSGKKKNNASSASVTSQPLMKCKRVFQALINLAIEELCEAADALIVPVRLGVARPTVPFPLVTSNADAIHGSEELFSVDPLQPLTPRAADEEHADGSSLPTGSLGAGSSAAGGGRATTRRMESEELDTIEGDEGDGEGDGDAEADNSEHEDAEGNGRGGDGTGRRDGGNAGGESDMELDLLAETESDSDDNEHEHDNDNQSTHTQDNNSVQRSVQTGATAGSDAAMASLALFSDDESGDSTGQEEDESDGGETDEQDTEEFAFSDEQLERRNNNPSSAVPATAAAPVRGTSGMAPQSMMWAIRHRENNAVRGAGANGAVGSGNAVGGSTTNLMYLEPTSLRRSAAAAAIAAATATLPVVPEPFSMATTASGLARAFGLVVRQIADLLTMLLDYPALAPTLSRNLDITNQESIQLQQFLEFRLKPVWDWLVNVMDSTEAQLRFGVALSNASTPNGTPSNHITLYGRTPLSRMVTASSVLPSSRTAASSSSAASALAGSGAAPGTYDGRRGQAGGAGGERGNEVPDPLTGRREFLNYCLSLMRAHNGEHSDTLPVIDVSSLKHIAYVFDALIYYMRSGNESNPYGDNGSGEEYIADMFNEPDENENADMDEETGGAMDTESVGGEEEAVVRQSGRKHPFFRRSESTLCLGCPQPDPFALPMIEALPLADQPHLLQPSARREELFGAPRQPITIQPSGNHPPGSTNPLEVIPTRLGLSTRTPEVQTDPTQAPVPPLVATPLNPQQPTLPPPHSTSEVIQETPQNLSLKDSEFAEVIEVARVSPSVASSVIVSPRRAAATAQSVIVRTGTVRDNAPAGTSTAGSTPSTVPREKTEETAPSASSFWMGKNSTPNVSQLISSDLLLGRWRLTLDLFGRVFIDDVGTEAGSVIAELGGFPVKEARFRREMERLRNMQQRDLTLFKMDRERGMLITQTFKELNTQYNTHCRRATATQPPLAVSRVKVTFKDEPGEGSGVARSFYTAIAEAILSQEKLPNLDAAQVGAGSKASQSQSGMARRRNRSSISGDQSRRHGPPRLSQVRDARLRTLNYDARPFQPDGEIPTTNNDHLSPHVIQLGERLYPRVAALRPTLAAKITGMLLELSPAQLLMLLASEDSLEQRVNEAVAVILGQSQLAQGRELSSEAILEMDLLFNLGSRKNPTTATAGTSTGSDADDGVEEDDTAPLFYCPGKQGFYSPRQGKASTERLNAFRNVGRLMGLCLLQNELCPIALNRHVLKAILGRPIRFHDLAFFDPVVYESFRQLVVDAETKDLSGLDLTFSIDLSPDEGSGFVELIPGGKDIEVTSQNIHSYVRRYAQYRMVRTQAKAMESIRLGIFDVLPQNALEGLTSEDLRLLLNGTGEIRVQTLISYTSFNDESGEPPERLLRFKRWLWSIVEKMTTQERQDLVYFWTGSPALPASEEGFQPMPTVTIRPADDVHLPTANTCISRLYVPLYSSRTILRNKLLLAIRTKNFGFV; encoded by the exons CAAAATTGATTAACTGTCTCACAGGAGGTGGAAGTGGTGGTAGTGGAGCAGGGACAGGAGGAGCAGATCGTGAATCTGGGATGTTTCGTTGGCGAGATCGACATTATCTTGGACCACGTCGTTGGCTGGAAACAGCGCTTCGAGACACTTGGTACGAACGTGACCTGGATGGCAGCAAAAAGAAAGACACTCCACATCAAACACAGAGCCCTCTAGGTCTGTCAGACGAGCTTGAATTTTGGCCTGAACGAGGCTCTAGTGGTCCGTCTCCCCGTTTCACCAGCATTGCTGCAATGTATTCTGAGTTGATCGCACTTAGTACATCTGGTCAAATCCTCTCATGGAAATGGACTGACGCGGAGCCTTATCGTCACCTGGATTTCCCTCACGCTCATCACCCACGAGCTCTTACACTGGGGCTTTATACTGAAAAAATTGTACTGCTGTCGGCATCCGTCATACGGTGCACTGTGGTAACAGAATCGGGAAAAGTAGCTAGCTGGTTAGATGAAACTGTAGCTCACGTTCCCGGTATCACAAGACTTGAACATGCTGCCCAGCacccctctgaatttcacggCGAAAAAATCGTTTCACTCGACACCTGTTCACTCTACTCGGCTGTTCGACTAGAAAATGGAGCCATTTATTGGTGGGGCGTATTACCACCAGGCCAACGCCGTAAACTTTGGGACAAATACCGAACCAAAGCTAAAAAGAGCCACAGCAGCTCAGCTTCCGGTTCCGATATCGTTACTGGCGCACAG GTGTGTATGAGAAGTAGTCCCATGTATCAAGCTGGAGCCATTGGATTCTCAATCATCGATGGAGTGCCGAAAGTCGGTCAGCTGCAAGGTTCAGCATGGAGCTGGACTGATACTTGTCGATTCCGTATCGTCCCAGGCCCCCCTCCGTTGGTCCGCCTAGCTCCACCTCTTCCACCCGGAGGTAGTAGTGACAGCAAACGTGGCAATGCTGCAAGTGGAAGTAGCAGCAGTAGTAACGCCGAAACCTCTAAAACATCGAGCACTCGTGAGGCGGTTGTCGAAAAACCTGACATGCCTCCTCCTCCATCGCCAGCCAGCAGCACTTGCAGCGAAACGGGGAGCGTGGCAGGAGGCTCACAAAAGAAACACAAGAGACCAGCTCCGCGTGGCGATAGCGAAGATAAACGTGGCGACGAAGAGGAATGGGTGTTAAAGGATGTCATTTTCATCGAAGATGTTAAGAATGTGCCCATTGGCCGCGTCCTCAAGGTGGACGGCGCCTACGCTGCTGTTCGTTTTCCGTCTAACAAGGATTACAGCGGTAAGGAAGCTAAAGATTTAGTTGTGCCGGCAAATAGCGGCAGCGAAGATCCTGCTTCGCTTCTACAAGATTGTCGTTTATTGCGTAAAGACGAATTGCAG GTGGTTAAATCGGGCTCATCTATCCGCATCCCTGATTGTTTCCAAAGACTCCCGCGACGAGTGACGTTGGCCGATCCCGGACAGATTTTAGCCTTCTCAGTAGACGGACAAGGTATTCACACAGTCAACAAAGTTGGCTCTCAGCTCAAGTACACAATCTACAATCTGAGCACGGGAAAAGCCGAGTATGAATCCAATATACCAACGGACTATACCTCGTTCATGGGCCTCAACGTCGGACGAAACATTGGACTCTTCAATACAGGAGATGGTGACGCCTTGACTCTGCTCCGTGATGGAAATGGCACAATCTACCCTTTGTCACGTGACTGTCTCGATTCTATTCGTGATCCGCATTTGCTGGATTTGCCACCAATGCGCTGCCTGGGTTTCGGTTCCCACTCTCTGCAAGGGGTTGGTCCTGGACAGAAGACTCAAGCCATATTACTCGTACTCGTCACCGAAAATCAATTATTAATGCCCAAGTTGCTGGCCTGCGATATCGATGGCGTTCGCCACGTCATGAACTGCTTAGAAACGTCTTCAGAAGCCTATCGCCTTTCCGGCGTCCAGAGTATCGTCAACGAACGCTGTGATGGTGGTCGAAACGTAATCCACGCTTGCGTATCCATGTGCTCACCAACTTCAAACAAAGATGCGGACGTTCAAGACGAGCGAAATGTAGCACCCGTCGCCAACTCCATCGCTGATCCTCTAGATCCCCTTCCGGTGGGTTTGAGCACTTCCTCCCGGGCTGTAAGTCTCAGAGAGATGATGAggcgtgctgctgttgctcgACCATCGGAAAGTTCCACAGCCGATTCGGGAGTTCCCAGTAGTAGTTCCGTAGTcgaagaaaacatttctattCCGACGCTCAATTGGCCACCGGAACCAATGTCTTTGGAATCGTCCAATCACGGCGATGACGATCAAGCTGGCTCGAGCAGTGCCGGCGCATGTGGCTCCTCCAAAATGGCGGCTGCTGCCGTTTCTGACCCTGTTGAACGACGTGCCAATTCCTTGGCCGCGTTGAAGGCCATCACCGAGAGTCCAGCTCTGAACCCTCATCTACAGACACTCCTTTCCGCGCGTGACGCTCAAGGTCACACACCGTTCATGCAAGCGGTTGCCGTTCGTGCCTACCCCGCAGCATTACTTTTGCTAGATGTGGCAACTAGATTATTCCGACAGATTACAACGGAAGTGGACGCTCAGAAAAAGCTGTTGCAGAGTTTCATTTTTCCATTGGGCAAGAATGGCTGCAGCCCGGATGACTCACCGCTCCATGTTCTCTGTAGCAACGACACGTGCAGTTTCACTTGGACCGGAGCCGAACACATTAATCAGGATATCTTCGAATGCCGAACATGCGGCCTTACGGGATCCCTTTGCTGTTGTACCGAGTGCGCCCGCGTATGTCACAAGGGTCACGATTGCAAGCTCAAGCGCACATCGCCCACCGCTTATTGTGACTGCTGGGAAAAGTGTAAATGCAAGGCTTTGGTTGCCG GCAATCAAAAACTTCGATTCGAATTACTCTGCCGCTTGGTCCACGAGACGGATCTGGTGAACATACCCAATAGTAAAGGAGAGAACATACTGCTTTTCCTTGTACAGACAGTCGGTCGTCAGTCGGCTGAACAACGACAGTACAGACCCGCCCGTTCCCGATCGACTGGAATCGCCGCTTCGAGAAAAGTTTTAACATCTGAACTGGAACCAGATATGCCTGAACACGATCTGGAACCACCGAGATTCTCCCGAATGGCATTGGATAGACTATTAAATGATTGGTCATCAGTTAAAGCCATGTTGCTCTCTGGCTACAAAGAGGAAACAGTTGCCGGTTCCAGTACCATCGCCGAAGATCAAGCATATCTTCAAAGCCAAAGTGGGACCACTTTATTGGACAAATTTACTCACTGCATGTTAGTCAAATGTTCGGTTGAAATGCTGGACAGCCTTTTGACTACGCTCATCGCGGAAATGGAGAACAAGACTTGGTGGTCGAGACAACAGGAAGCTCGTCTTGCTGCTAGGCGATTCGTGCGCTCGGTCGTCCGGGTCTTTGTCGTTTTTAGCGTTGAGATCGCTCCTCAgtctggaaagaagaagaataatgcTTCCAGTGCCAGTGTTACGTCACAGCCGTTGATGAAATGCAAGCGAGTATTCCAGGCTCTTATTAATCTGGCCATTGAAGAACTGTGCGAAGCAGCTGATGCCCTGATCGTACCCGTCCGGTTAGGTGTCGCCCGTCCAACTGTCCCATTTCCGTTGGTGACTTCCAACGCCGACGCTATTCATGGAAGCGAGGAACTCTTTTCCGTCGATCCCTTACAACCGCTAACACCCCGAGCAGCCGACGAAGAACACGCGGACGGCTCTTCTTTACCAACTGGATCGCTCGGTGCTGGTTCCAGCGCTGCAGGTGGTGGTCGTGCCACCACTCGCCGTATGGAGTCTGAAGAACTAGACACCATCGAAGGTGATGAAGGCGATGGAGAAGGTGACGGCGATGCTGAAGCGGACAATTCAGAACACGAAGATGCCGAAGGCAATGGTCGCGGTGGGGATGGAACTGGTCGACGAGATGGTGGAAATGCTGGTGGTGAATCGGATATGGAGCTGGACCTCCTAGCAGAGACCGAAAGCGACTCGGATGACAACGAGCACGAACATGATAACGATAATCAAAGCACTCACACTCAG GACAACAATTCGGTCCAACGTAGTGTGCAGACAGGAGCTACAGCCGGTTCCGATGCGGCCATGGCGTCCTTGGCGTTATTCTCTGATGATGAATCTGGCGATTCAACTGGTCAAGAAGAGGATGAATCGGACGGTGGTGAAACGGACGAACAAGATACGGAGGAATTTGCGTTCTCGGACGAACAACTGGAACGCCGCAATAATAACCCTTCGTCTGCCGTACCCGCCACTGCTGCTGCCCCTGTCCGTGGTACCTCTGGCATGGCTCCGCAATCGATGATGTGGGCCATTCGCCATCGAGAGAACAATGCCGTACGTGGCGCTGGCGCCAATGGGGCCGTCGGTAGTGGAAACGCTGTCGGTGGTTCAACCACCAATTTGATGTACTTAGAACCTACTTCTCTTCGCCGatctgcggctgctgctgcaattgCCGCCGCCACAGCTACTCTTCCCGTGGTACCGGAACCCTTTTCCATGGCTACTACAGCAAGCGGTTTAGCTCGGGCTTTTGGATTGGTCGTTCGTCAGATTGCAGACCTGCTCACGATGCTTTTGGATTATCCGGCACTTGCTCCCACCCTTTCGCGAAATTTAGACATCACCAACCAAGAGTCCATTCAGCTGCAACAATTTTTGGAATTCAGGTTGAAGCCAGTCTGGGATTGGCTGGTCAACGTCATGGACTCGACCGAAGCTCAGCTACGCTTTGGAGTTGCTTTATCCAACGCTTCTACACCGAACGGAACACCTTCAAACCATATTACTTTGTATGGAAGAACACCGCTGTCAAg AATGGTTACTGCTAGTTCAGTTTTACCTTCCTCTCGAACGGCCGCATCTTCAAGTTCGGCAGCCTCTGCACTAGCTGGTTCGGGAGCTGCACCTGGAACTTATGACGGCCGTAGAGGACAGGCCGGTGGTGCTGGCGGAGAACGGGGCAACGAAGTGCCGGATCCCTTGACGGGAAGGcgcgaatttttgaattattgcCTTTCACTTATGCGGGCTCACAATGGCGAGCATTCCGACACCTTGCCCGTCATTGACGTCTCGTCATTGAAGCACATTGCCTATGTATTCGATGCCCTTATTTATTACATGCGGTCGGGAAATGAATCCAATCCGTACGGTGATAATGGTAGTGGTGAAGAGTACATCGCTGACATGTTTAACGAACCG GACGAAAACGAAAATGCTGATATGGATGAAGAAACCGGGGGAGCCATGGACACCGAATCTGTTGGtggcgaagaagaagctgtAGTCCGACAAAGTGGTCGCAAACATCCATTCTTCCGTCGCTCCGAGTCGACGTTGTGTTTGGGATGCCCACAGCCGGATCCGTTTGCTCTACCGATGATTGAAGCGTTGCCTCTGGCGGACCAACCGCATCTTCTGCAACCATCTGCTCGCCGCGAAGAACTTTTTGGCGCTCCTCGCCAACCCATCACGATCCAGCCATCAGGCAATCATCCACCTGGCTCGACCAATCCTCTTGAAGTTATACCTACTCGTTTAGGACTGTCCACAAGGACACCGGAGGTACAAACCGATCCAACTCAAGCTCCAGTTCCACCTCTAGTGGCGACCCCATTGAATCCACAACAACCAACACTTCCTCCACCTCATTCAACCTCTGAAGTCATCCAGGAAACTCCTCAGAATTTGTCTTTGAAAGATTCGGAATTCGCTGAAGTGATCGAAGTAGCCCGTGTCAGTCCAAGTGTGGCCAGCAGCGTCATTGTGTCACCCCGACGGGCTGCTGCCACTGCTCAGAGCGTTATCGTTCGGACTGGCACCGTGAGAGACAATGCCCCTGCAGGCACAAGTACCGCAGGCAGTACTCCGTCTACCGTACCGAGAGAGAAAACGGAAGAAACAGCACCATCCGCTTCTAGCTTTTGGATGGGTAAAAATTCCACGCCGAATGTGAGCCAGTTAATTTCAAGTGATTTGCTGTTGGGGCGCTGGAGGTTGACATTAGACTTGTTTGGTCGCGTTTTTATTGACGATGTTGGAACGGAAGCTGGATCGGTCATTGCGGAGCTCGGTGGATTCCCAGTCAAAGAAGCTCGTTTCCGTCGCGAAATGGAGCGCCTGAGGAACATGCAGCAGCGTGACTTGACACTGTTTAAAATGGATCGTGAACGCGGAATGCTCATTACGCAAACATTCAAAGAACTCAATACGCAATACAACACCCATTGCAGACGTGCAACGGCCACGCAACCTCCACTGGCCGTTAGTAGAGTTAAAGTAACGTTCAAAGACGAGCCAGGCGAAGGATCTGGAGTAGCCCGCAGCTTCTATACGGCCATTGCTGAAGCCATTCTCTCGCAAGAAAAATTGCCAAATCTGGACGCTGCCCAAGTTGGAGCTGGATCAAAAGCTTCTCAGTCTCAATCAGGAATG GCACGTCGTCGAAATCGCAGCTCCATCTCAGGAGATCAGTCACGACGTCACGGTCCACCCCGTCTGTCACAAGTTCGCGATGCTCGTCTTCGGACCTTGAACTATGATGCCCGTCCTTTCCAACCCGATGGCGAAATTCCTACCACCAACAACGATCACCTCTCACCACACGTAATTCAGTTGGGAGAAAGACTGTATCCTCGAGTGGCCGCTCTAAGGCCCACCCTAGCAGCCAAAATTACCGGCATGCTTTTGGAACTCTCACCTGCTCAATTGCTTATGCTTTTGGCGTCAGAAGACTCGTTAGAACAAAGGGTCAACGAAGCCGTCGCCGTCATTCTAG GTCAAAGTCAGTTAGCACAAGGCAGAGAGCTATCGTCGGAAGCCATTTTGGAAATGGATCTTTTGTTCAATCTTGGCAGCAGGAAAAACCCCACCACCGCCACAGCTGGAACGTCGACCGGTTCTGACGCTGACGATGGTGTCGAGGAGGACGATACGGCTCCACTCTTTTATTGCCCTGGCAAACAAGGTTTCTACAGCCCTCGTCAAGGCAAAGCTTCTACCGAGCGACTCAACGCATTCCGTAACGTTGGTCGCCTGATGGGCCTGTGTCTCCTCCAGAACGAATTATGCCCTATTGCATTGAATCGTCACGTACTCAAGGCAATCCTTGGTCGTCCCATCCGGTTCCATGATCTGGCCTTTTTCGATCCCGTCGTTTACGAATCCTTCCGTCAGCTGGTCGTTGATGCCGAAACAAAAGACCTTAGTGGATTGGATTTGACATTCAGCATTGACCTTAGTCCTGACGAAGGATCGGGATTTGTGGAGCTGATTCCTGGTGGAAAAGACATAGAAGTCACCTCTCAGAACATTCACAGTTATGTGAGGCGTTACGCTCAATACCGAATGGTTAGGACGCAAGCCAAAGCCATGGAGTCTATTCGTTTGGGCATTTTCGACGTGTTGCCTCAAAATGCCTTGGAAGGATTAACATCCGAGGATCTGCGACTTCTACTGAACGGCACAGGCGAGATCCGTGTACAGACGCTCATTTCGTATACAAGTTTCAACGACGAATCCGGAGAGCCGCCCGAGCGTCTTTTGCGCTTTAAACGCTGGCTCTGGTCTATCGTCGAGAAGATGACGACTCAAGAGCGGCAAGACCTAGTCTACTTTTGGACGGGATCGCCGGCATTGCCTGCCTCCGAGGAAGGTTTCCAGCCCATGCCAACGGTGACCATTCGTCCAGCCGATGATGTCCATCTACCTACGGCGAATACTTGCATTTCGAGACTTTACGTTCCGCTGTACTCCTCGAGGACGATCTTGCGTAACAAACTTCTCCTAGCCATTCGTActaaaaattttggttttgtctAG